The following proteins are co-located in the Amblyraja radiata isolate CabotCenter1 chromosome 8, sAmbRad1.1.pri, whole genome shotgun sequence genome:
- the hao1 gene encoding hydroxyacid oxidase 1: MSSIPVCINDFEKVAEGILPKAVYDYYSSGADEQQTLKDNVAAFSRWQLCPRVLRDVSNMDLSVTILGQRVSMPICVSATAMQRMAHPEGEVATVRACRSQGTGMMLSTWATSSIEEVAEAAPEATRWLQLYIYKDRKVTASLVRRAEAAGYRGIFLTVDTPYLGKRLADVRNKFKLPPHLRMANFENLDLSFSKKDYGEDSGLAVYTSSAIDPTIKWQDIAWLRQLTKLPIVLKGILRADDAREAVKHGIAGILVSNHGARQLDCVSATIDALPEIIEAVEGRVEVYLDGGVRKGTDVLKALALGAKAVFLGRPALWGLAYQGEEGVHKVLQILKEEFRLALALAGCRNVKEIDGSLVKKGTWARSRI, translated from the exons ATGTCCAGTATCCCAGTGTGCATCAATGATTTTGAAAAGGTCGCGGAAGGAATTCTACCCAAAGCAGTCTACGACTATTACTCTTCAGGAGCCGATGAACAGCAGACCTTGAAGGACAATGTGGCTGCTTTCTCCAG ATGGCAACTGTGCCCGCGTGTCCTCAGGGATGTGTCAAACATGGACTTATCCGTGACTATCTTGGGACAAAGAGTTAGCATGCCCATCTGTGTCTCTGCTACAGCCATGCAGCGAATGGCACATCCAGAAGGAGAGGTGGCAACAGTGAGAG CTTGCAGGTCGCAGGGTACGGGCATGATGCTGAGCACCTGGGCTACCTCCAGCATCGAGGAGGTAGCCgaggcagcacccgaggccacGCGCTGGCTGCAGCTGTACATCTACAAGGACAGGAAGGTCACCGCGTCCCTGGTGAGGAGAGCAGAGGCGGCTGGCTACCGGGGAATCTTTCTCACTGTCGACACGCCGTACCTGGGCAAGCGTTTAGCGGACGTACGAAACAAGTTCAAACTGCCCCCTCACCTCAG GATGGCAAACTTCGAGAACCTCGATCTGTCCTTTTCCAAAAAGGACTATGGGGAAGACAGTGGTCTGGCTGTGTACACTTCCAGTGCAATTGATCCCACCATCAAGTGGCAGGATATCGCCTGGCTGAGACAATTGACCAAACTGCCGATCGTTCTCAAGGGCATCTTAAGAG CCGACGATGCCAGGGAAGCGGTTAAACATGGAATTGCCGGAATACTTGTATCCAACCACGGAGCAAGGCAACTAGATTGTGTGTCGGCAACG ATTGATGCTCTCCCTGAGATCATTGAGGCTGTGGAAGGGAGGGTGGAAGTCTACTTGGACGGAGGCGTGAGGAAGGGGACCGATGTGCTGAAAGCTCTTGCTTTGGGTGCCAAGGCTGTGTTTTTGGGAAGACCAGCCCTGTGGGGGCTGGCATATCAG ggagaagaaggagttcACAAAGTCCTTCAGATACTAAAGGAAGAATTCAGGCTGGCCTTAGCTCTTGCAG GGTGTCGCAATGTGAAAGAAATAGACGGGTCTCTCGTGAAGAAGGGTACCTGGGCAAGATCACGGATATGA